The Corynebacterium camporealensis genome contains a region encoding:
- the rplW gene encoding 50S ribosomal protein L23: MAKIANPRDIVLAPVVSEKSYGLMEQNVYTFYVSTDSNKSQIKDAVEQIFGVKVDSVNTVNRAGKRKRTRTGYGQRKSTKRAYVTLREGSDSIDVFGAQA, encoded by the coding sequence ATGGCTAAGATCGCAAACCCGCGCGACATCGTTCTCGCACCGGTCGTTTCCGAGAAGTCCTACGGTCTGATGGAGCAGAACGTCTACACGTTCTACGTCTCCACCGACTCCAACAAGTCCCAGATCAAAGATGCCGTAGAGCAGATCTTCGGCGTGAAGGTCGACTCCGTTAACACCGTTAACCGTGCAGGTAAGCGTAAGCGCACCCGCACCGGTTACGGCCAGCGTAAGTCCACCAAGCGCGCCTACGTGACGCTCCGTGAAGGCAGCGACTCCATCGACGTCTTTGGCGCACAGGCCTAA
- the rplB gene encoding 50S ribosomal protein L2, which yields MAIRKYKPTTPGRRASSVSEFEEITRSTPEKSLLRPLSKTGGRNNHGHITTRHIGGGHKRRYRLIDFRRNDKDGIPAKVAHIEYDPNRTANIALLHYADGEKRYIIAPKGLKQGTEVESGANADIKVGNNLPLRNIPTGTTIHAVELKPGAGAKLARSAGASIQLLGKEGKYAILRMPSSEIRRVDIRCRATVGEVGNADQMNIRWGKAGRMRWKGVRPTVRGVVMNPVDHPHGGGEGKTSGGRHPVSPWGTKEGRTRNPNRYSNNMIVRRRRPNKKR from the coding sequence ATGGCTATTCGTAAATACAAGCCGACAACTCCGGGTCGCCGCGCATCCTCCGTTTCCGAGTTCGAGGAAATCACTCGCTCGACTCCGGAGAAGTCCCTGCTGCGCCCGCTGAGCAAGACCGGTGGTCGTAACAACCACGGCCACATCACCACCCGCCACATCGGCGGTGGCCACAAGCGCCGTTACCGTCTGATCGACTTCCGTCGTAACGACAAGGACGGCATCCCGGCAAAGGTCGCTCACATCGAGTACGACCCGAACCGCACCGCAAACATCGCACTGCTGCACTACGCAGACGGCGAGAAGCGCTACATCATTGCTCCGAAGGGCCTGAAGCAGGGTACCGAGGTCGAGTCCGGTGCTAACGCAGATATCAAGGTTGGCAACAACCTGCCGCTGCGTAACATCCCGACCGGTACCACCATCCACGCTGTGGAGCTCAAGCCGGGCGCTGGCGCTAAGCTGGCTCGCTCCGCTGGTGCTTCCATCCAGCTGCTGGGTAAGGAAGGCAAGTACGCCATCCTGCGTATGCCGTCCTCCGAAATCCGCCGCGTTGATATCCGTTGCCGCGCTACCGTCGGTGAGGTCGGCAATGCTGACCAGATGAACATCCGTTGGGGCAAGGCAGGCCGTATGCGCTGGAAGGGCGTTCGCCCGACCGTCCGCGGTGTTGTCATGAACCCGGTCGACCACCCGCACGGTGGTGGTGAGGGTAAGACCTCGGGTGGCCGCCACCCAGTGTCCCCATGGGGCACCAAGGAGGGTCGTACCCGCAACCCGAACCGTTACTCGAACAACATGATCGTGCGCCGTCGTCGCCCGAACAAGAAGCGCTAA